TAAATAGTTCTTCTTACTTTGCTCAAGATTAAATAATTGGTCTTGCATTTCTATAAGAAACCttactagtttaattttaattgAACAAACTTATTGGTCACTATTTGGTTGGGTGGGATCATTTGTGCATCTATATGCATCTAACTGCTCCCTGTAGCAGGTTGCTATTGTACTATAATAAATGATGGCCACACTCCATGTGCTTTTCTTCCTGGTTTCTGTGGTAAGTACTGATATAGTTTTGGTTagggcaaaactcaactggaaAAGGTCAAGAGGAGGAAAACGGTGACAGTGACAAGGATGATGATGAGATGGTGGGAGATGAAGATGATTCTGATTTGGATCAGGCCTGGAAAATGTTGGATATTGCAAGGGCTATAGTTGAGAAGAGCCCAGATGACACTTTGGAGAAAGCAAAAATCTTTTCTGCTCTAGCTGAAGTCTCCATGGAAAGAGGTCTGTCTCCACTATCTTAGTTACTCTCTAGTTTTGATGGTAAATGGTTTTGGTGCTAATGCCCCATATTTCATTTTCAGAGGACATTGATAACTCACTCGGTGACTACTTTAAAGCTTTAGCCATATTGGAGAAATTGTTTGAGCCTGATCATCGTCGAATTATTGATCTGTATCCTTCTTGTTTGGTAAACATAATACTACCAAATTATCTGCCTGCAACCTGCATCCTTCTGCCATATAGCAAGTATAAAACAACATTTGCAACCCAATGCTGTAGTGCCTGCAACCTGCATCCTTCTCGACTTAAAGAGTTAGGCAGCTGAAGGTGTGTTTTAAATATTGTTATACATGTATATTTTCAATGGGAGTTCCACCCAAATCTGCATGGTTACCTTCATTTTCTTACATGTACGTGTTTGTCTAAATGTGGACATGAACTGTGGTATCCAGTTCATAGGAAAGGTGACACTAGTATcttttattttcagtttttatTCCTTTGCTTGCCTTAATTCAGTCCTAGAAACTTCCGCATATGTTTGGTCTATGAGTTGGTGTCGAAGATTTCAGATGCAATTCCATATTGCGCTAAGGCTATTTCATTATGCAAGTCACGCATACAAAGCCTAAAAAATGACAAAGATGCTTTGTTGGCTGGTAAAGATGATAACGCATCAGCTGCTGATGGAGGCTCAGAAAAGTCCGCTCCTGAGGGTGAGATAGAGCAGCTCAGTGGCATTTTGAGTGAACTTGAGAAGAAGGTAAAATAAACTTGATTTTGTCTATATGAATACTCCTTTGACATTGCCatcttattttcttctttcataTATGAATGCTAAATACGTTCATTTGTGAAAATAAGctttattattttcttcataCAAATACGCCTTTCACATTGCCAACTTCATTTTGTTCTTGAATATGTATGAATTGTTTGAATTCAGCTGGAAGACTTGGAACAAGCAATGTCTACCCCAAGCTCTGTTATGGATGAGATTATGAAGAGGATTGCCTCAAAGGCAGGTGGTGAACAGAATGCTACTGACACAATGCCAGCGGCTGCTTCTTTCAATTCTTCTTCACAGATGGCTGGATCAAGCAACGGCTTTGATTCGTCAACTCTGTCTACGGCAGCTACAACCGGAAGTACTGGAAGCACTGTAACCGATCTTGGGGTTGTTGGTAGAGGTATCAAACGTGCTAATATCAAGCCAATCTCTGCTGAACCTCCTCCCAAGAGAGCTGCAGCTGATTCGCTCTCAGTAAAAGGTGATAGCAGCAACAACTCAGATGTTCATACCCCAGCACAAGAGGGCGATGATTCTGTATCAAAGTAATGCATTTTACCCTAGGTAGTAACTTAATGGAATCTATTCGGTGCCAAAATCCTGTCTTGCTTAATATGTACTGCTGCATGTCCATTTTCTCAGAAGAACTGCCAATAGGGATTGCATGAACCTTTTACCTTTTCAGAGCTCAAACCGTGTCTTAAATTGATGGTTGACTTGATTGTTGAGTGAGTTCATGGTGGACTACCATCCAACTCAATTGTATCTGATCATAGTATTTCCCCGTTTGAAATCTGCCAGTGATACCGTATCAGCGTTGCTAAACTTGCAAGGCCTATTACGATTCGATCGCTGTCAATGTTGTTTGTACACAAACAGATCAGAGGATTGCCGGCGTGAACTCATCTTATCTGATGGTATTTATGGGGTATCATCCTATTCTATATACCACAAAAATACAGCTGAAATTCTCTCCTCTGAGATCCTGGAATTATTGGAACTCAAATATCCAATTTGCGTGCAAATCTCCTCTCAACAAATATTCAAACATTCACCAAACAATTCCCTGTGGAAAATATGAAGGAACACTGCAATTGGGTCACACTCCAACCCATCTCCTTCTTCCCTTTACTTCCCTCACCGGTCCACTACCTCCGTCACTTCTCCCCAGCCCAATCCtttctccccttccttccccctCCGCTTGGGCCTCAACCTCAACAGCCCagccctttcccctctctctcactcggCCCAGCCAAGGGCCGCCTGCCTGGAAGAGCTAGCaaatctctctcttctcttctcttctcttctctatctctatctctatctctactattataaaaaggGAAAAGTacggtccctcaacttgtcatcgagttacgaaatcgtccccaaaccgcaaaactgggtatatgacatccctcaacttacaaaaccgttcactttaggtccttcggcggttttgatcccggttttgTCTAATGTGGCGGcagagtcagcgtgggacccacgtgggctccacatgtcagGCTGCGACGTcacaccccctctctctctttcccctctcctctcccttcctcttcctcctccactctCTCTCAATTTTCTCCTCAACGGAAAGCCAGCCGGCGGGTGGGGAGAGGGTCGTCGGGGcaaggtgggagaggaggttcggcggcgggcgacgaggcggcggaggcagggatgggcgacgcggcggtgggcgTCGACGGGCGCCGCTGCGGGGGGCGACGAgtcggcggaggcggggccGGGCGACGTAGCGGTGGGCGTCGACGGGTGCCACGGTGGGCATTGCGGTGGTGGGCGCAGAGGCAAAGGCGGGGCCGGGCGCTGCGGCGGTGAGTGCAGACGCGGGCACCGTGGCGGTTGGCACGGAGGCGTGCGTCGCGGCGGTGGATGCGGaggcgggcgccgcggcggttGGCATGGAGGCGGGCGTCGCAGCGATGGTTGTGGAGGTGGAGCGGGCGCCGTGGAGGCGGCCTGGCTACGGGGATGACGGCTTCCCCGTTTTCTTCACTGAGACCAAGTGCACGTCAGCACCGACGTGGTCCTAGCACTCCTCAATGGGTTCCTCTTCGCCGCTGCATCGACGGGCTTCGCTTCGACCCTTCGCTCCTCCACGCTTGGCCGCCGCGTCCCCGACCTTGGTGGTTCACGGCGTGGCCGGTGGCCGGCAGGGGAGAAGAACGGCGGCGGCACTCGGTGTTGAAGACGGGGAgaccggaggccgccgccgccgccatgctccccctgtgctcccgccgccgccaccctccccttctcccgcaTCGCCGGCTACCGGACATCCTCTCCAGCCTTGCCCCGATGACCATCTCTCCACCCGCCGGCCGGATGCCCATTGAGGTGAAAAgtgagagagaaagggggaagggagaggaggagaaagagagagagaggggtgtgTGACGTGGCAGCctgacatgtggagcccacgtgggtcccacgctgactcagccgccacgtcagacaaaaccgggatcaaaaccgctgaaagacctaaagtgaacggtttcgtaagttgagggatgttatATACCCAGTTTTGCGGTTTGGGGACGATTtcgtaactcgatgacaagttgagggaccttcggtgtacttttcccttataaaaattgaagatgttttcgcggtccgtcatccgtgtttaagtcggttataaaaattgaagattttTCCGCGGTTCGTCATCCCTGTTtagtcggttttaattttatgttttggttttaatctatatagagaactattataaaaattgaagatgtttttgctggtattttggtacgtcatccgtgtatgagttggtttttaaattttttttgcttttggaaatacatatttgtatttgagtcggtttctgtaacgctccgcttttcgtcagacattaaaaactaattcggcaaaatcctaattgcgaaaatttcgttCTTTGAGTGTGAGTTTAAGTCGTGCCATAGATCTCAATTCAATCTCCATCGTTGTTCCCTCTCGTCGCCATCAAAATCGCCCACCTCAAGATTCCAATTCCGATTCAAGTCTCCAAATGAAATTCCGAAATTCAAATCCTATCTTGAAATCCTCGCCAAATACATGTCCCCGTtcccaaaaatatcaaaatctcaTTTTGAATCTCTTCCTTGACTTCTCCTCGAGTCTCCCTTGATTCCTCCCTAAACCCTCGAGTTCGaatatcaaattttgaattcgaatccaaaccctaaccTCAACCATTCAATCCCTCTGAAAAAGTCTATTTGCCTCCCTCAAGTTTAGTGGGCCGATCATGTTCCCCCTAGCCCATCTCCCCTCTGCctatctcctccctcctccttgcACGTGCTGTGCATGTGCGCCGCCCGAGAGAGCGtcatctctcttcctctctctctcacctgtCGACCACCGCCGCCTTGCCGATTCCTGCCGCCGCGGTTTGaaccctcccaccgccgccattCAAttttcgccgcctccgccgtttCCCACGTGCGCATGCCCTTGTGGTGGTCGTCGCCCGAACGCCGCTGCCGTCAGCCCTGCCACGCATGCGCTGCGCTGCCGCCGACCCCCACAGTCCTGCTACCGCTGTCGCACCACGCCGCGTGCTTCCAAAACCGAGAGGCAGAGCGCCTCTCTCAcgcgccctctctcctcccttttgcacgcccaaatcggcAAGGAGCAGAGCTCCcttttccccctccttttcTACTTTGACCATGCCGCGCAGCTCCTCCCGCtcccgggattcgattttcgccgtccgatccaccgccttcgccgcccaacgCATCCTCGTCGTCCGCCGTTCTCGCGTCGCCCGTGATCACCAGCCGAGCACCAACCAACTCGCCCACgcctcccaaaccgacatcgcctCCACTATAAAGCCGAGCCCCCTCTCAATCCCTCCTGCTTCACTCTCCACCGCTGCCGCGCCATCGTTGCCGCCTGGctgctcgccgctgtcgccgctccTTCTGCCGACAAGCGCGAGAAGCCGAGACACTCCGTGGTGCCGACCGCCCCATCCTCGCGcccctctcttcttccccggccgcgccgtcttggCGCCGTGCCGCTCCCGTCGCGGCGACCGTCCTGCCACGAGCGGACAACGCCATCCGCCCCGCCTCAGCGTCGAACCCGCCGAGGACATCCCTGCCGCCGGCGCGTTCCTTCCTTCCCGGTGAGCTCCGCTCCCCTTCTCCCCTATAAACGGCATAAATTCTCTAGGCATGCTCATTTACACGGGAGATTACGGAGCTGGGTCGTCGCCGTTGCTCTGTTTCCGCCGCCGGCCTTCCCACTCGCTTACGCGCCGCGCTGCCATGGCCGTCTCCCCTTCCTCTCGCTCCCTCGCCACCCGCCtttttcgccgccgccgtgcgcagtTGCGTTCCGCCGtcagcctccctcctctccttgattcccggcgccgccaccatcccCGAACCCCCTCGAACCTTcccagcgcgccgccgcggccgcccgcctcgccggccgcgcccgcgccgtgcCACCCATCCCGCCGTCGCGCCTCCTCTCCATGATCCGCACCGTTGAACTAGTTCCCCTTGACCTCCGCTTGCTTCCAGTGCACGCCGCCCCTCCaggttcgccgccgcccgccgccagccgTCGGATCGGCcgcccggcctcctccctcgcccGTGCCAACGTGGCTGTCCACGTGGACGCCACGTCTACCTGCCCGGCCCCGCAGAGACCGGTCAAGGTCTCCCGGTCCCCCGACCCACCCCGCGGCTCTCGCGTGCACCTATTCCTCGTGGACCAGGCCGCCGCCATGTGGGCCCCGTCCCTGGACCCCACGCGGTGGATCCGGTCCACCgaaccgcctctctctccccacccgAGCCCCATTGGGCCGCCTCCTAGCGCCCGCGTCCGGCCCAATCAGCTCGGCCGCGCATGCAAATCCCCTTGGGCCACACCAATGCCGCCCGAGGAAGTCTGATTGACATCCCTCCTTCCTTTTCGTTTCCAAAGGGattattaaatccttttccctcgttccataaatcaattctttattccatgaatcatttcctttggtcccTCATATCAATGACcatcaataatattcttgagaatattatttctataaattccataaaccatttctcgtAATCTAGAAAATTCCGATAAATCATTTCCTTGTCCGGAAAATCCCATTCGAGCTTCCGAAATTCATATATCTCGATCCGTAagtccgattgactccgttcagcTTCCAGTATTTCCGTAAagttgagatctatttaatggcactattatttagtctaaataggacctttattttggtcttttgtttaggttttcgattgtttgcgtatagttgcggttaccggatttttcGTCGATCgtggttttctcgaagattcgtgaagcttcgtgaagaccttgagcaaggcaagtcaccctttgatcaattgcccctataattgaaaagtcattattattttgtttgcaacttgcattattagaatcacacacttaacttgcttggcctctgtttgcgtgccaaaccgacggacctacccagtagtcgcactaatttccgtaggtcgtactaccctgattccttgttgctccacccttgtggtacctcggtattcgtgctctctgagcgcgtataccaaatatcccacatacaccgttgtttgttgaaaacttgggaaatgggtttgtgaagccttcaaaacccgacatgtggtgtcggtgtgtttgaaaataaaatgaattgtgaaaactcgcgatgcgggggttgtggctatgtggcactgtcccgtattcgtatataaggaccgattcctgtgggaaactcatcgaacataatcaaagtgcaaccacaaggtggaatgggacaccctggctaaatAACTAGTTgattcagggaaacctcgcatgccaatagttgggaacgccggggcggggtcggttggagccaaaccgggttcctggtaatgtAAGAACGAGAAGCTTGTtgaattaccgatcgaggtggttggagtttgatttgtgaacgcctaaaatggcctatgtttatgtgaggatttgatccttctatgtggcatgaggtatccctgggtcggcttgggaaaggctttgtcgcgaacctctgacatcgtccagtgtctggagtaagttcgtgtcttgtgggtaaagtgtatccctctgcagaggttaactaactgttcgaacagctgtgcccacggtcatgggcggatgtgaggtggttcccgttgcgtagatttgattgcatgtgctttgtgaaaagttgttgtggtgtgggaatcgttaccagaatcagcctatgtggcagatggatgacctgagtggtcggaaacaaatctgtgtgattcgggatgtctgcgggcatcatagactaggcttcctgAGTGGAAGCAGATTGTTGTGCtactgggcagctggactctgggagtccgagaaaatgaaaaaggctctgggagccgcttaatcaagtgaaatggctccgagagccgagaagtaatgatctgacccaggaggtcggtacattatcaattgagttgttgaaaagcatctcttaagtcgaATCGAGATGAAAGTCTCCTTTCGACCCAaagttaaaaagaaataaatcacttagtgatttcaaaaatgatttcaaacaaaggatttgcaaaacaaccttgcctctcttccaagcttgcattaaacacctaaattcttgtgacttgctgagtacgaaagtactcacccttactctatataaatatatatatagttcctctgcctttaagtgaagatgaagtgaagtgaagattagggtttcgtcctagttcccagccgtcgcctgtagtgttgggtgttagtccgttggttccgctgctgctgctgttgttggtgtttcctcgtctgcgtcgtcggttgcattctcgggctgttctgagctgcaacctaagttaaggtaaataagtcctctatttattttaaggattgcaatgattcatatttgtcaccgtgggtaccagcgctatgtcctgggactggtactgagatcgcggtttcgtaggaagcggttcataccgtttttcctacgacacgctcctgtcaggtgccgttgtacggcgatgccagattggggtgtgacagttTCTAAGATCGTTTACTTTTGGTAATATAGaaagaatcatataagaaatatgtttaaaaaaaactcgcatgctaacttgagacgatcggactcctaactgcagctgatgattttctaaaaaattatatatccaagcgaactcccacagtgaatttcatcttaactaaaccatataacaataataaaattaaaatagacttcagccgttgcaacgcacgggtattttttctagtcaaattaAAGTGATAACATGTTGTAAACCACGCGTCTATTAGCGGATCACCGGATCCGTTCCCTATCCCTTCTATAGTAGTAGAGACGTGAGATGATGTAAAACACCCGTGCCCTTCTTTTTGCCCTCAAGAACATTGCAGAAGTAGACaatgaaaatatatatagagAAGAGCTATGTCTTCATTATATATCTCGTCTGGAGTACATGACAACTTTAGATGTCTCACTCTGTCCTTATATGTATAGGGGTTCTAGGAGGAGATAAATCTTATCTCTACTCTAGTTCCGATTGATCCACCTGAATGGATCGAGAAAATATTGCATATAAAAAAAACtgcttaaaaaaaagatgagaTCTGTGAAAGCCTGAAAGTCCAAAATTTGTCAATAGGTTCCGTTCCTCGGTATACTGATCGGATCTCCTCGCTGCGacatggcggcgccggcgccggagctaATGGACGACGTCGTGGAAGAGATCCTCCTCCGTCTCCCGCTGGACGATCCCTCGTGCGCCGCCCGCGCGTCCGCCGTCTGCAAGCACTGGAgccacctcctcgccgacgccggcttcctccgccgctaccgcgcgttccaccgccgccgagcaccTCCGCGGCTGGGCTTCATCTACGACGCCGGCTCCCCCTTGGCCCGGTTCGCCCCGACCACCGCATTCCGCCCTGCCGATCTCGACCACGATGGCTGGAAGCCCATGGACTGCCGCCACGGCCGCGCCCTCTTCCGCACATCTGGTGCGTCTCCgactccggcgacgacgagctcaCCGTCTGGGATCCCATGTCGGGCGACGTGCAGCGGCTGCGCTCGCCTGCTGACACCCTTGCCTTGCGCACCAACATCGAAGCCAGTGCGGTGCTGTGCGCCGTGTCCGGCTGCGACCACGGCGGCTGCCATGGCGGCCCCTTCGCCGTGGCCTTCGTCGCCAACTATGTcatggagggggaggaggaggagatcacgTCGCCGACGTCGGCATGGCTGTACTCGTCGGAGACCGGAACATGGAGCGCGCCTTCCACCGTTCGCCACCACAACGCCGAACCCTTCCCCAAGCCcagcgtcctcgccggcgacggcgccgtctACTTCCTCACCTGGCACGGTAGGAACATCCTGCGCTACGACCTGCGCAAGCTGGACCTGACGGTGATCGCCTCGCCGGAGATAGACGACGACGACTTTGAGAATCATCTCCTCATGACGACGGAGGACGGCGGGATGGGGCTCGCCCGCTTGGTCTCAGGTCACTCCCTCCAACTCTGGTCGTGGAAgccggtgtcggcggcggcggcgtgggtgcAGCTCAGGGTGATCGACCTCGACCTCGTGATTCCCGGCGACGCCATGCGACCTCGTCTGTTGGGCTTCGCAGAGGGCACCGACATGGTGTTCGTGGACACTACGTATGATGGTGCCCAGGTTGTCCAGCAGATTGAGCTCAGCACACTCAAGGTGACGAAGGTGTTGGACGAGTGCTACGCCTCTTGTGTTCTTCCTTACATGAGCTTCTTTCTCCCAGGTACATGATCGATCGACTCATATGTTCGATTCAatgattttattaaatattgttataaaatttTTTAGCATTGtttatattcatatagatgttaacgaatctaggcacatatatatctagatttattaatatatatatgaatgtgtacaatactagaaagtttaatttataatatgaaacggagtaaGTAGGTTTCTTTTTTAGTGATTTTGGTTAAGTATTGtcactgtattttttttctttttcttttttattatcaGGTCGTCAAAAAGGCAAGTTGCCACCTTCAGCAATTACACTGTAATTGATTAATCTGGCTGGCAAACAATGTCACTCACGCGCCGATAGACAATGTGTGAAAAAGGAGGGAATATATCCTCAAGAGCGGATGTTTTGAGGCTTCAGCTGTTTATGTTTTCTGCTTGGATGTATTGGTGATATGAGGAAAATGCAATACTCTTGGTTAATGCAATGACCAATGGAGAAGTTTTCAGTCCCTATTCTTCTCAAACTTCTCTATTCTTtgataagtcattttagtatttttacTGTACGTCCTTGACTCCTTTGAGAGGCATCAGGAGGTATAACTAAATTTGCTAGCTCCAACTATTTGAGATATATATTAAGAgtactaaattaattttataattgaaaatttactactccctctattttatgGGAGTGGATTTTGATCCTCGAAGGGATATTTTCTTGTTATTTACATGTCatttaaatggttatgaaaaaatttgaaaagatgtattaatatgtgatatatcacttcgTAAACATATaagttcaaatttcaaattctaCGTCTCGCAACGAAAAAAGCAAATTAAACTATAGCTAGTGAACTAAATTTTTTGGTGTAGTATATACAATAGTTTAGTTCTCGTTAAACATTATGAAGTTTAGTTCtcgttttccttttttctattttgtttgCTGGGTGATCTTCACTGCCTGGCGTATTTTCCAAATGGCTTCTTAATACTAATATTTGAGCATCACCAACGGAATAGGTAACATCAATCTCCAAAAATCTGAATTTGATAATGCTAATCAGAATTTGATACTCCCACCGTTTTTT
The window above is part of the Oryza sativa Japonica Group chromosome 7, ASM3414082v1 genome. Proteins encoded here:
- the LOC112939628 gene encoding uncharacterized protein, yielding MAAPAPELMDDVVEEILLRLPLDDPSCAARASAVCKHWSHLLADAGFLRRYRAFHRRRAPPRLGFIYDAGSPLARFAPTTAFRPADLDHDGWKPMDCRHGRALFRTSASAVLCAVSGCDHGGCHGGPFAVAFVANYVMEGEEEEITSPTSAWLYSSETGTWSAPSTVRHHNAEPFPKPSVLAGDGAVYFLTWHGRNILRYDLRKLDLTVIASPEIDDDDFENHLLMTTEDGGMGLARLVSGHSLQLWSWKPVSAAAAWVQLRVIDLDLVIPGDAMRPRLLGFAEGTDMVFVDTTYDGAQVVQQIELSTLKVTKVLDECYASCVLPYMSFFLPGRQKGKLPPSAITL
- the LOC4342292 gene encoding uncharacterized protein, which translates into the protein MASSSENVEAPRDEQRDPPPSPPNPSEEAGAGEEMEAEGEGEEEVKTLERAEELFERGSKAIEEGDFVDAVDCLSRALEIRVAHHGELAPECVSTYFKYGCALLYKAQDEADPLGNVPKSSSNKESMKSTTNKDDSGSSKTPGSNTEDAPSTDKADAEEGQNSTGKGQEEENGDSDKDDDEMVGDEDDSDLDQAWKMLDIARAIVEKSPDDTLEKAKIFSALAEVSMEREDIDNSLGDYFKALAILEKLFEPDHRRIIDLNFRICLVYELVSKISDAIPYCAKAISLCKSRIQSLKNDKDALLAGKDDNASAADGGSEKSAPEGEIEQLSGILSELEKKLEDLEQAMSTPSSVMDEIMKRIASKAGGEQNATDTMPAAASFNSSSQMAGSSNGFDSSTLSTAATTGSTGSTVTDLGVVGRGIKRANIKPISAEPPPKRAAADSLSVKGDSSNNSDVHTPAQEGDDSVSK